Proteins from one Mercurialis annua linkage group LG7, ddMerAnnu1.2, whole genome shotgun sequence genomic window:
- the LOC126655831 gene encoding BURP domain-containing protein 9-like isoform X1, whose protein sequence is MRATFAVFAIFSLYSLAFKLDARKELEENTPLKKSESKPNIPSYLKYQKKSPQNDFQPISILPIYLKYKSRDDSDKEKSQSNNFEPKRKFPINFKYQNGGAGEQEKSPFNDFQHKPNNPLFFYQSGGADEQAKSPLKDFQHKPNNPLFFYQSGSADEQKKSPLNDFQDKPNNPLFFYASRDVNKQEKVILNDFQLKLGNPGFFYQSGGADEQKKLPLNDFQYKPNDPLFFIQSGGADEEEKSPVNNFQHEPNNPLFFYQSGDGHEQEKITLNDFQLKPNNPLFFYQSGGADEKEKLPLNNFQHKSNNPLFFYQSRGADEQEKSPLDEFQQKHNNPLFFYQNGGVDEQEKSLIKDVQPKPKFPIYFKYKNKGNNLLSMHDMNSNSKHDSSVHGHHNLALIIPFTKNDLKVGNKLPVYLPAINHSSKDPPLLPREQAESYPFSYKQFHYILDLFSVAPNSPQAKSMEEALVFCESKPISGETKFCATSFEAMIDFVSNTFGLASENFKAVTSTQLTKSKNKKQNYTITEVPKEIQTAKQISCHPMSYPYKVFYCHTPKDTKVFRVSLVGENGDVIDAIAACHLREVGGKPTDVCHFFPSDHMVWIPTEA, encoded by the exons ATGAGAGCCACTTTTGCAGTGTTTGCTATCTTCTCCCTTTACTCG CTTGCTTTCAAGTTGGATGCAAGAAAGGAATTAGAAGAAAATACACCTTTAAAGAAAtctgaatcaaaaccaaacatccCTTCTTActtgaaatatcaaaaaaaatcaccacAAAATGATTTTCAGCCCATATCCATCCttccaatttatttaaaatataaaagtcGCGATGATTCCGATAAAGAAAAGTCTCAATCAAATAATTTTGAGCCCAAACGCAAATTTCCTattaatttcaaatatcaaaatggtGGTGCTGGTGAGCAAGAAAAGTCACCATTTAATGATTTTCAGCACAAACCCAATAATCCTCTTTTTTTCTATCAAAGTGGAGGTGCTGACGAGCAAGCAAAGTCACCACTAAAGGATTTTCAGCACAAGCCTAACAATCCTCTTTTTTTCTATCAAAGTGGAAGTGCTGACGAGCAAAAAAAGTCACCACTGAATGATTTTCAGGACAAACCCAATAATCCTCTTTTTTTCTATGCAAGCAGAGATGTAAACAAGCAAGAAAAGGTAATACTGAATGATTTTCAGCTCAAACTCGGTAATCCTGGTTTTTTCTATCAAAGTGGAGGTGCCGACGAGCAAAAAAAGTTACCACTGAATGATTTTCAGTACAAGCCCAATGATCCTCTTTTTTTCATTCAAAGTGGAGGTGCTGACGAGGAAGAAAAGTCACCAGTGAATAATTTTCAGCACGAACCCAATAATCCTCTTTTTTTCTATCAAAGTGGAGATGGGCACGAGCAAGAAAAGATAACACTAAATGATTTTCAGCTCAAACCCAATAATCCTCTTTTTTTCTATCAAAGTGGAGGTGCCGACGAGAAAGAAAAGTTACCACTGAATAATTTTCAGCATAAATCCAATAATCCTCTTTTTTTCTATCAAAGTAGAGGCGCCGACGAGCAAGAAAAGTCACCACTGGATGAATTTCAGCAGAAACACAATAATCCGctttttttctatcaaaatgGAGGTGTCGACGAGCAAGAAAAGTCATTAATAAAGGATGTTCAGCCCAAGCCCAAATTTCCTATTTacttcaaatataaaaataagggCAATAATCTTTTAAGTATGCATGATATGAATAGTAATAGCAAGCATGATTCTAGTGTTCATGGTCATCATAATTTAGCATTAATTATCCCCTTCACAAAGAATGATCTAAAAGTAGGTAACAAATTGCCAGTCTATCTCCCAGCCATAAATCACTCAAGCAAAGATCCCCCATTATTGCCTAGAGAGCAAGCTGAATCCTATCCGTTCTCATACAAACAATTTCATTATATTCTTGATCTCTTTTCAGTCGCACCTAATTCTCCTCAAGCAAAATCAATGGAAGAAGCACTCGTATTTTGTGAGAGCAAACCTATTTCAGGAGAAACTAAATTTTGTGCTACTTCTTTTGAGGCGATGATCGATTTTGTGAGTAACACATTTGGATTAGCTTCTGAAAACTTCAAAGCTGTAACATCTACGCAACTCACAAAGTCAaagaacaaaaaacaaaattatacaaTAACTGAAGTTCCTAAAGAGATACAAACTGCGAAGCAAATATCATGCCATCCCATGTCTTATCCTTACAAAGTCTTTTATTGTCATACCCCAAAGGACACAAAGGTTTTTAGGGTTTCACTTGTCGGCGAGAATGGAGACGTAATTGATGCTATCGCAGCTTGCCACTTACGCGAGGTTGGTGGTAAGCCAACAGATGTTTGCCATTTCTTCCCATCAGACCATATGGTGTGGATTCCAACAGAAGCCTAA
- the LOC126655831 gene encoding BURP domain-containing protein 9-like isoform X2 yields MRATFAVFAIFSLYSLAFKLDARKELEENTPLKKSESKPNIPSYLKYQKKSPQNDFQPISILPIYLKYKSRDDSDKEKSQSNNFEPKRKFPINFKYQNGGAGEQEKSPFNDFQHKPNNPLFFYQSGGADEQAKSPLKDFQHKPNNPLFFYQSGSADEQKKSPLNDFQDKPNNPLFFYASRDVNKQEKVILNDFQLKLGNPGFFYQSGGADEQKKLPLNDFQYKPNDPLFFIQSGGADEEEKSPVNNFQHEPNNPLFFYQSGDGHEQEKITLNDFQLKPNNPLFFYQSGGADEKEKLPLNNFQHKSNNPLFFYQSRGADEQEKSPLDEFQQKHNNPLFFYQNGGVDEQEKSLIKDVQPKPKFPIYFKYKNKVAPNSPQAKSMEEALVFCESKPISGETKFCATSFEAMIDFVSNTFGLASENFKAVTSTQLTKSKNKKQNYTITEVPKEIQTAKQISCHPMSYPYKVFYCHTPKDTKVFRVSLVGENGDVIDAIAACHLREVGGKPTDVCHFFPSDHMVWIPTEA; encoded by the exons ATGAGAGCCACTTTTGCAGTGTTTGCTATCTTCTCCCTTTACTCG CTTGCTTTCAAGTTGGATGCAAGAAAGGAATTAGAAGAAAATACACCTTTAAAGAAAtctgaatcaaaaccaaacatccCTTCTTActtgaaatatcaaaaaaaatcaccacAAAATGATTTTCAGCCCATATCCATCCttccaatttatttaaaatataaaagtcGCGATGATTCCGATAAAGAAAAGTCTCAATCAAATAATTTTGAGCCCAAACGCAAATTTCCTattaatttcaaatatcaaaatggtGGTGCTGGTGAGCAAGAAAAGTCACCATTTAATGATTTTCAGCACAAACCCAATAATCCTCTTTTTTTCTATCAAAGTGGAGGTGCTGACGAGCAAGCAAAGTCACCACTAAAGGATTTTCAGCACAAGCCTAACAATCCTCTTTTTTTCTATCAAAGTGGAAGTGCTGACGAGCAAAAAAAGTCACCACTGAATGATTTTCAGGACAAACCCAATAATCCTCTTTTTTTCTATGCAAGCAGAGATGTAAACAAGCAAGAAAAGGTAATACTGAATGATTTTCAGCTCAAACTCGGTAATCCTGGTTTTTTCTATCAAAGTGGAGGTGCCGACGAGCAAAAAAAGTTACCACTGAATGATTTTCAGTACAAGCCCAATGATCCTCTTTTTTTCATTCAAAGTGGAGGTGCTGACGAGGAAGAAAAGTCACCAGTGAATAATTTTCAGCACGAACCCAATAATCCTCTTTTTTTCTATCAAAGTGGAGATGGGCACGAGCAAGAAAAGATAACACTAAATGATTTTCAGCTCAAACCCAATAATCCTCTTTTTTTCTATCAAAGTGGAGGTGCCGACGAGAAAGAAAAGTTACCACTGAATAATTTTCAGCATAAATCCAATAATCCTCTTTTTTTCTATCAAAGTAGAGGCGCCGACGAGCAAGAAAAGTCACCACTGGATGAATTTCAGCAGAAACACAATAATCCGctttttttctatcaaaatgGAGGTGTCGACGAGCAAGAAAAGTCATTAATAAAGGATGTTCAGCCCAAGCCCAAATTTCCTATTTacttcaaatataaaaataagg TCGCACCTAATTCTCCTCAAGCAAAATCAATGGAAGAAGCACTCGTATTTTGTGAGAGCAAACCTATTTCAGGAGAAACTAAATTTTGTGCTACTTCTTTTGAGGCGATGATCGATTTTGTGAGTAACACATTTGGATTAGCTTCTGAAAACTTCAAAGCTGTAACATCTACGCAACTCACAAAGTCAaagaacaaaaaacaaaattatacaaTAACTGAAGTTCCTAAAGAGATACAAACTGCGAAGCAAATATCATGCCATCCCATGTCTTATCCTTACAAAGTCTTTTATTGTCATACCCCAAAGGACACAAAGGTTTTTAGGGTTTCACTTGTCGGCGAGAATGGAGACGTAATTGATGCTATCGCAGCTTGCCACTTACGCGAGGTTGGTGGTAAGCCAACAGATGTTTGCCATTTCTTCCCATCAGACCATATGGTGTGGATTCCAACAGAAGCCTAA
- the LOC126657039 gene encoding uncharacterized protein LOC126657039, with protein MADEDGNPLGLNNEGDNRVIPQNLQNPQNLQNPQNPQDLQGQINNRQRQPTLMEFFQPNVGNTTHGYFAHPVRANHYEIKTSIIQLLEARCQFYGLPNEDPNAHISNFLEVCSTFKLSNMTEDEVWLRLFPFSLRDKAKIWIHALPRVGINRWPDLAKAFLNKYFPMAKTAKLTRDIMLYQQLDGESVSDAWERYKELQRKVPHHHITRENLIQNFYNGSNDQTRSIIDTAAGGSLIRKTTDAAFELLDELAVNSCSWPTEREKAPAQRGVMAVATDPVVETVKSLLQDFLTKQVVTPNTHNVAAIQSNCEVCGDPSHTANECYVMSQQINEQINYVGGQRPGNNPYAATYNPGWRNHPNFSWKDNGNQTHNQAGPSFQGEQRSQQNQGNFQNQGNFHHQNSRPQHPPGFQQKEQGESLHSKMDKMMELMLKKDAETQQALKNHAATIHNQELQIQQMAKALQNRNQGGLPSTTEKNPREHLKAIELRNGKALDDPYAASTSTEVEKEQRKEKEPEKVVTKPTPLPPYVPKIPFPQRLKKPQDTWKFHQFLDTFKKLQINISLADALREMPHYAKFLKEIITNKRSWEVEGTVPMTKNCSSIILSNLPTKLQDPGSFTIPCTIGNMQSINCLCDLGASINLMPLSLFRSIFGDQQVQATPMMLQLADHSLKKPHGIVEDVLVKVNKFIFPVDFVVLDYAADRDCPMILGRPFMNTGRALIDVHNGKLTLRIGEESVEFYMKKITRHPNIEEK; from the coding sequence ATGGCAGACGAAGATGGTAATCCGCTTGGATTGAATAATGAAGGGGATAACAGAGTAATCCCCCAAAATCTGCAGAATCCGCAAAATCTGCAGAATCCGCAGAATCCACAGGATCTGCAAGGACAGATTAATAATAGGCAGAGACAACCAACATTGATGGAATTCTTCCAGCCGAATGTAGGAAATACTACGCATGGTTACTTTGCACATCCTGTGCGGGCAAACCATTACGAGATTAAGACCAGTATCATTCAGTTGTTAGAAGCCCGCTGTCAGTTCTATGGGCTACCAAATGAAGATCCAAATGCGCACATCTCGAATTTCCTGGAGGTGTGCAGTACATTCAAGCTCAGTAACATGACAGAAGATGAAGTTTGGCTGCGCTTATTCCCATTTTCTCTGAGGGATAAAGCGAAAATTTGGATTCATGCTCTGCCTAGAGTTGGCATTAACAGATGGCCAGATTTGGCCAAGGCATTCCTGAACAAGTACTTTCCCATGGCGAAGACCGCAAAGCTGACTAGAGATATCATGCTTTATCAGCAATTGGATGGAGAATCAGTGAGTGACGCATGGGAGCGGTACAAGGAATTGCAGAGAAAAGTTCCTCATCATCATATTACCAGAGAAAATTTGATCCAAAATTTCTATAATGGGTCAAATGATCAGACCAGGAGTATCATTGATACAGCCGCAGGAGGGTCATTGATAAGGAAGACCACTGATGCAGCATTTGAGCTGTTAGACGAGTTGGCAGTGAACAGCTGTTCTTGGCCAACTGAGAGGGAGAAGGCGCCTGCTCAGAGAGGAGTGATGGCAGTTGCTACTGACCCAGTAGTGGAGACAGTCAAATCACTATTACAGGATTTTCTCACAAAACAAGTTGTAACACCCAACACTCATAATGTTGCGGCAATTCAGAGTAACTGTGAGGTTTGTGGAGATCCTAGCCATACGGCAAATGAGTGCTATGTGATGTCGCAGCAGATCAACGAGCAAATCAATTATGTGGGAGGACAGAGACCAGGAAATAATCCATATGCTGCTACTTACAATCCAGGGTGGAGAAATCATCCAAATTTCTCATGGAAGGATAATGGAAATCAGACCCACAATCAGGCAGGTCCTAGTTTTCAAGGAGAACAAAGATCACAGCAGAATCAGGGAAACTTCCAAAATCAAGGAAACTTCCACCATCAGAATAGTAGGCCACAGCATCCACCTGGTTTTCAGCAGAAAGAACAGGGAGAGTCTCTACACAGTAAAATGGACAAAATGATGGAGTTGATGCTGAAGAAGGACGCAGAGACTCAGCAAGCACTCAAGAATCATGCTGCTACTATTCACAATCAAGAATTGCAAATACAGCAGATGGCAAAAGCACTCCAAAACAGAAATCAagggggtttaccatccactactGAGAAAAACCCCCGAGAACATTTGAAAGCAATTGAACTGAGGAATGGAAAGGCATTGGATGATCCATACGCAGCAAGTACTAGCACAGAGGTAGAAAAGGAGCAGAGAAAGGAAAAGGAACCTGAAAAGGTAGTCACTAAACCTACTCCACTACCTCCGTACGTACCAAAAATACCATTCCCTCAGCGATTGAAGAAACCGCAAGACACTTGGAAGTTCCACCAGTTTTTAGACACTTTCAAGAAACTGCAAATCAACATCAGTCTGGCTGACGCTTTACGCGAAATGCCACATTATGCCAAGTTTCTAAAAgagatcatcaccaacaaaCGGAGTTGGGAGGTAGAAGGTACAGTACCCATGACAAAGAACTGCAGCTCAATCATCTTGAGCAATCTTCCGACGAAACTTcaggatccagggagttttactATTCCCTGTACTATTGGTAACATGCAGTCCATTAATTGTCTGTGTGATTTAGGTGCTAGTATAAATTTGATGCCCCTATCTCTGTTCCGGAGCATATTTGGTGATCAGCAGGTACAAGCTACCCCAATGATGTTACAATTGGCAGATCACTCTTTGAAGAAGCCACATGGGATTGTGGAGGATGTTTTGGTTAAGGTTAACAAGTTTATATTTCCTGTAGATTTTGTTGTCCTTGATTATGCAGCCGACAGGGACTGCCCGATGATCTTGGGGCGACCGTTCATGAACACTGGCAGAGCTCTTATTGATGTGCATAATGGTAAACTGACTTTGAGAATTGGGGAGGAGAGTGTTGAGTTCTACATGAAGAAGATTACACGCCACCCCAATATCGAGGAGAAATAG